A single Mangifera indica cultivar Alphonso chromosome 20, CATAS_Mindica_2.1, whole genome shotgun sequence DNA region contains:
- the LOC123203825 gene encoding transcription factor KUA1: MARRCSHCSHNGHNSRTCPNRGVKLFGVRLTDGSIRKSASMGNLSHYTGSNLSQNNLNGSNPDASPGETLDHADGYASEDFVPGSSSSRERKKGVPWTEEEHRMFLLGLQKLGKGDWRGIARNYVVSRTPTQVASHAQKYFIRQSNVSRRKRRSSLFDIVPNETVDSAVLSQDLSSANHPQAEIQSNNPLPAVPVVDEECESMDSTNSNDGEPAPSKPESSQSSFPVIYTAYVSPFFPFSFPFWSGYNTEPTKKETHEVLKPTAIHSKSPINVDELVGMSKLSLGESIGQTGPSSLSMKLLEGSSRQSAFHPKPATGNSSMNSSSSPIHAV; this comes from the exons ATGGCACGCCGATGCTCGCATTGCAGCCACAATGGCCACAACTCTCGGACATGTCCCAACCGTGGTGTCAAGCTCTTTGGAGTCCGACTAACCGATGGTTCCATCCGAAAGAGTGCTAGTATGGGCAATCTTAGCCACTACACTGGCTCCAATTTAAGTCAGAACAATCTTAACGGGTCAAACCCGGATGCTTCACCCGGTGAGACGCTGGATCATGCTGACGGGTACGCCTCCGAGGACTTCGTTCCCGGCTCGTCATCCAGTCGTGAACGAAAGAAAG GAGTTCCGTGGACAGAGGAAGAGCATAGGATGTTTCTCCTAGGTCTACAGAAGCTTGGCAAAGGTGATTGGCGCGGAATTGCACGTAATTATGTTGTATCAAGAACACCAACACAAGTGGCTAGCCAtgctcaaaaatattttatcaggCAAAGCAATGTTTCCAGGAGAAAAAGACGCTCCAGCCTGTTTGACATTGTTCCCAATGAA ACAGTGGACAGTGCAGTGTTATCGCAGGACCTTTCCTCTGCCAACCATCCTCAGGCTGAAATACAAAGCAATAACCCACTACCGGCTGTTCCTGTGGTAGACGAAGAATGTGAATCAATGGATTCTACCAACTCCAATGATGGAGAGCCTGCCCCTTCAAAGCCAGAAAGCTCACAGTCTTCTTTTCCAGTAATATATACTGCTTATGTCTCACCgttctttccattttcttttcctttttggtCTGGGTATAATACAGAGCCAACTAAGAAGGAAACACATGAAGTGCTCAAGCCGACAGCAATACATTCAAAGAGCCCTATAAATGTTGATGAACTGGTTGGCATGTCAAAACTGAGTTTAGGAGAATCTATTGGTCAGACTGGTCCATCTTCCCTTTCAATGAAACTTCTTGAAGGGTCATCTAGACAATCAGCTTTCCATCCTAAACCAGCCACTGGCAATTCTAGCATGAATTCAAGTAGCAGTCCTATCCATGCAGTTTAA